A window of the Polaribacter batillariae genome harbors these coding sequences:
- a CDS encoding aminotransferase class I/II-fold pyridoxal phosphate-dependent enzyme: MNDKIWLSSPHMGGGEQKYVQEAFDTNWVAPLGPNVNGFEKDLENYVGSDSKVACLSSGTSALHLALILAGVTHNDTVICQSFTFSASANPITYQGATPVFIDSEKDTWNMCPSHLEEAIKKSIEKKQKPKAIIVVHLYGMPAKMDEIVAISKKYDITLIEDAAEALGSTYKGQKCGTFGDFGILSFNGNKIITTSGGGALVCKNEEDKQKAIFLATQARDNAPHYQHSHIGYNYRMSNILAGIGRGQMEVLDKHIGFRRGMHQFYKKLFFKVHGVTVFDEPNNNYFSNHWLSCILIDEQITGFTRENLRLILEKDNIESRPLWKPMHLQPIFENYDFYGTIVSESLFENGLCLPSGSNLSQNDRQRIEVSINKLL; encoded by the coding sequence ATGAACGATAAAATATGGCTATCCTCTCCACACATGGGAGGTGGAGAACAAAAATACGTACAAGAAGCATTTGACACCAATTGGGTAGCTCCTTTAGGACCAAATGTAAATGGTTTTGAAAAGGATTTAGAAAACTATGTTGGTAGTGATAGTAAAGTGGCTTGCTTGTCTTCGGGAACTTCGGCTTTACACCTAGCCTTAATTTTAGCAGGAGTAACCCATAACGATACTGTTATTTGCCAAAGCTTTACATTTTCGGCATCAGCAAATCCAATTACGTATCAAGGAGCAACTCCTGTATTTATAGATAGTGAGAAGGATACATGGAATATGTGTCCAAGTCATTTGGAAGAAGCCATCAAAAAAAGTATCGAAAAAAAGCAAAAACCCAAAGCTATCATCGTAGTGCATTTGTACGGAATGCCCGCTAAAATGGATGAAATAGTAGCTATTTCAAAAAAGTATGATATAACTTTAATAGAAGATGCTGCAGAAGCATTGGGTTCAACTTATAAAGGACAAAAGTGCGGTACGTTTGGTGATTTCGGAATTTTATCGTTTAACGGGAACAAAATTATTACCACTTCAGGCGGAGGAGCTTTGGTGTGTAAGAATGAAGAGGACAAGCAAAAAGCCATTTTTTTAGCAACACAAGCTAGAGATAATGCACCTCATTATCAACATTCTCATATAGGATATAATTACAGAATGAGTAATATTTTGGCAGGAATTGGTCGTGGACAGATGGAAGTTTTGGACAAACACATAGGATTTCGTCGTGGAATGCATCAATTTTATAAAAAACTATTTTTCAAAGTACATGGCGTTACTGTTTTTGACGAACCAAACAACAATTATTTTTCTAACCATTGGCTAAGTTGTATTTTAATTGACGAACAAATCACAGGTTTTACAAGAGAAAATCTTCGTCTAATATTAGAAAAAGATAATATCGAGTCGCGACCCCTTTGGAAACCCATGCACTTGCAACCTATTTTTGAAAACTACGATTTTTATGGCACAATAGTATCAGAAAGTTTATTTGAAAATGGGTTATGTTTACCATCAGGATCCAATCTTTCTCAAAACGATAGACAAAGAATTGAAGTTTCAATAAATAAATTGTTGTAA
- a CDS encoding polysaccharide biosynthesis protein encodes MKKLFLDALNNYVSKWLVLLIDIFLICTSFLIAYSIRFNLSLNYNVEALKMQLPFIIIAALVSFLVVGSYKGIIRHTGVKDAFNVFLGVSIFTFITITVVLLNQFFNIYDGFTVPKSIVFIHYLVSLFVLIVSRFVFKAFYEIISTELKSITNVLIYGAGDSGLITYGAINRERENNYDVLGFIDDDSNKIGKKIDRIKIYDSQKIDEEFIDYHDIDEVIISIQNIKPNRLLEITDKLLSLGVEVKIVPPLSKWIGGNLQANQIKQINIDDLLGRDQISIDNPIVKREVNDKVVIVTGAAGSIGSEISRQLASYQLKKLILVDQAESPLYDLQQELFQQGINNFVAIVGDVRDFVRMEEIFKEFKPEKVFHAAAYKHVPLMEHSPYEAIKINVCGTKNIADLSLKYNVERFVMVSTDKAVNPTNVMGASKRVAEKYICCLSKESKFTKFTITRFGNVLGSNGSVIPLFKKQIENGGPLTVTHKDITRYFMTIPEACRLVLEAGTMGVGGEIYIFDMGKSVKIFDMAKRMISLSGLNYPEDIDIKITGLRPGEKLYEELLANGENTKKTYHEKIMIAKSPEIEHAIVKGQIEKLCVENYHLNNYAIVEAIKEIVPEYISKNSIYEKLDVNK; translated from the coding sequence ATGAAAAAACTATTTTTAGACGCTTTAAATAATTATGTATCTAAATGGCTAGTGCTACTTATAGATATTTTTCTTATCTGTACGTCTTTTTTAATTGCATATTCTATTCGGTTTAATCTTTCGTTAAACTATAATGTAGAGGCATTAAAAATGCAACTTCCTTTTATTATTATTGCTGCCTTAGTTAGCTTTTTGGTAGTAGGTTCGTACAAAGGCATTATCAGGCACACAGGTGTTAAAGACGCTTTTAATGTTTTTTTGGGGGTAAGTATTTTTACATTTATTACGATAACAGTTGTACTGCTAAATCAGTTTTTTAATATTTATGATGGTTTTACTGTTCCCAAATCCATTGTCTTTATCCACTATTTAGTATCACTTTTTGTATTGATAGTCAGTAGGTTTGTCTTTAAAGCTTTTTACGAAATTATTTCTACGGAATTAAAGTCAATCACTAATGTATTGATATATGGAGCTGGAGATTCAGGATTAATCACTTACGGAGCAATTAATAGAGAGAGAGAGAATAATTACGATGTTTTAGGTTTTATAGATGATGATTCAAATAAGATTGGAAAAAAAATCGATCGAATAAAAATTTATGATTCTCAAAAAATAGATGAAGAGTTTATTGATTATCATGACATTGATGAAGTTATTATTTCGATACAAAACATAAAACCCAATAGGCTGTTAGAAATAACCGATAAATTGTTATCCTTAGGCGTAGAAGTTAAAATTGTACCACCATTGTCTAAATGGATTGGAGGTAATTTACAGGCAAATCAAATCAAACAAATCAATATCGATGATTTATTAGGAAGAGATCAGATTTCTATTGACAATCCTATTGTTAAAAGAGAGGTAAACGATAAGGTGGTTATCGTTACAGGTGCAGCTGGCTCTATAGGAAGTGAAATTTCAAGACAATTAGCTTCTTATCAATTAAAAAAGTTAATATTAGTAGATCAGGCAGAATCGCCTTTATACGATTTACAGCAAGAATTATTTCAACAAGGCATTAACAATTTTGTAGCGATTGTAGGTGATGTTCGAGATTTTGTTAGAATGGAAGAAATATTTAAAGAATTTAAACCAGAAAAAGTATTTCATGCAGCAGCCTATAAGCATGTGCCATTAATGGAGCATAGCCCCTATGAAGCAATAAAAATTAATGTTTGCGGAACAAAAAATATTGCAGATTTATCGTTAAAATATAATGTAGAACGTTTTGTAATGGTTTCTACAGATAAGGCTGTAAATCCTACAAATGTAATGGGAGCATCTAAAAGAGTTGCCGAAAAATACATTTGTTGTTTAAGTAAAGAGTCTAAATTTACAAAGTTTACCATTACGCGATTTGGAAATGTTTTAGGTTCTAATGGTTCTGTGATTCCTTTGTTTAAAAAACAAATTGAAAATGGAGGGCCATTAACAGTAACACATAAAGATATTACTAGGTATTTTATGACCATACCAGAAGCGTGCAGACTGGTTTTAGAAGCAGGTACAATGGGTGTGGGTGGTGAGATTTATATTTTTGATATGGGAAAATCTGTAAAGATTTTTGACATGGCAAAAAGAATGATTTCTCTTTCGGGCTTAAATTATCCTGAAGATATAGACATAAAAATAACAGGTTTAAGACCTGGAGAAAAACTATACGAAGAGCTTTTAGCCAATGGAGAGAATACGAAGAAAACATACCATGAAAAAATAATGATTGCAAAATCTCCAGAAATAGAACACGCAATTGTGAAGGGGCAGATTGAAAAATTATGTGTAGAAAATTACCATCTAAATAATTATGCAATTGTGGAGGCGATTAAAGAAATTGTACCAGAGTATATTTCTAAAAATTCTATCTACGAAAAATTAGATGTTAATAAATAA
- a CDS encoding polysaccharide biosynthesis/export family protein, whose product MPKIIVMDMSLKKSILFLLVIGSLSSCVSNKKIAYFQYDEIDQANVSNNYKTVFKPDDLLQITVSSEDLKAVKPFNLPAVTFGSTTDAVVGQPRQQSYLIDSKGEIDFPILGKLKIGGLTREEAILLLKSKLDPDYVIDPNINIRISNFKISVLGDVRKPGTYNIPNERVSIIDAIALAGDLNISGRRDNVMIQREVDGKKIQYKVDLRSNKLNTSPVFYLQQNDIVYVEHNNAAIQSASYNQNTGLFISIGSILISLIAVLTR is encoded by the coding sequence TTGCCCAAAATTATTGTCATGGATATGTCTTTAAAGAAATCTATTTTATTTCTTCTAGTGATAGGAAGCTTATCTTCCTGTGTTTCAAATAAAAAAATTGCCTACTTTCAGTATGATGAAATTGATCAAGCAAATGTAAGTAACAATTACAAAACAGTTTTTAAACCCGATGATTTACTTCAAATAACCGTTTCTTCCGAAGATTTAAAAGCGGTAAAACCATTTAACTTGCCAGCAGTAACATTTGGTTCAACAACAGATGCTGTGGTTGGGCAACCAAGACAACAATCTTATTTAATTGATAGTAAAGGAGAAATTGATTTCCCGATTTTAGGGAAATTAAAAATTGGTGGATTAACAAGAGAAGAAGCAATTTTGTTATTAAAATCAAAATTAGATCCAGATTATGTAATAGATCCTAATATCAATATCCGTATTTCTAACTTTAAGATTTCGGTGTTAGGAGATGTTAGAAAACCAGGTACTTATAATATTCCGAATGAACGTGTAAGCATTATAGATGCCATTGCATTGGCCGGAGATTTAAATATATCAGGAAGAAGAGACAATGTAATGATTCAGAGAGAAGTAGATGGGAAAAAGATACAATATAAAGTAGATTTAAGATCGAATAAATTAAACACCTCCCCAGTATTTTACTTGCAACAAAACGATATTGTGTATGTAGAGCATAATAACGCTGCAATTCAATCTGCTTCATACAATCAAAATACAGGACTATTTATTTCAATAGGTTCGATATTAATTTCTTTAATCGCTGTTTTAACTAGATAG
- a CDS encoding GumC family protein: MDKNSEIINSQIQENNDTINIREEVEKYAIYWKWFVLGVTMALIGAFLYLRYTTPQYSASSTIMIKDNQKSGISQELSAIADLGIVGTGSVNNTDNEIEIIKSRKIIGQVVDSLDLDILYFREGRIKKTELYNSSPIKLVLLSRDSAFTNKDTLITISFKDKNKFQLKNIDREIISTHNYNEVIISKIGKFKISRNTVFEDDQSDVFILINKKSKIIDSYRERLNISSIGKNSSVLNLSIKDAVRQKAEDFLDELVRQYNIDAINDKSEVSKKTRDFISERIEKIGQDLSKIQDSVKDYREKNKITGLSMEGELALENASKNNEKIIELKTELSLAKGIYESLNSDTINDADETLPPNLGFKDLSISESIIRYNELVNEKNALSLNAGAKNPLLIQYRSEINSQRRNLKKSIKNHLYSLEAQLEQLNKSASLVSSKVSSIPALERGFIDIARQQEIISGLFSYLLKKKEETDISLAVTVPNAKIIDVAYSSENPVSPKKKIIYLAALLLGLLIPFIIIYLKNLLDTKIHNKKDIEAALSVPFLGDIPKSESNEKIIVSNDARSSGSEAFRLIRTNLDFMLANNTKNSKFIFITSTTSGEGKSFISINLAATLALSNRKVLLMGMDLRAPKVTEYLGIESRKGITNYITNDNLSLDDIRFSIPESKGLDIISSGAIPPNPAELLASKSIENLFKEVRDLDYYDFIIVDTAPVNLVTDTLLISKYADMFLYVVRANYLDKRLLAIPEELYKSKRLPNMSIVLNDTDPKRSYGYGYGYGGYGYLSEDETKPWYKKIFS, translated from the coding sequence ATGGATAAAAATTCTGAAATAATAAATTCTCAAATACAAGAGAATAACGACACTATTAATATAAGAGAAGAGGTAGAAAAGTATGCGATCTACTGGAAATGGTTTGTTTTAGGAGTTACTATGGCATTAATAGGGGCTTTTTTATATTTAAGATATACAACTCCTCAATACAGTGCTTCTTCCACGATAATGATTAAAGACAATCAGAAGTCTGGGATTTCGCAAGAATTATCGGCAATAGCAGATTTAGGAATTGTGGGTACAGGTTCTGTCAACAATACAGATAACGAAATAGAAATTATAAAATCTCGAAAAATTATTGGGCAGGTAGTCGATTCTTTAGATTTGGATATTTTATACTTCAGGGAAGGTAGAATAAAGAAAACAGAATTATATAATTCCAGTCCAATTAAATTAGTATTGTTATCAAGAGATTCCGCATTTACAAATAAAGATACCTTAATTACAATCTCATTTAAAGATAAAAATAAATTTCAATTAAAAAATATTGACAGAGAAATTATTTCGACACATAATTATAATGAAGTTATTATTTCTAAAATTGGTAAGTTTAAAATTTCACGGAATACAGTATTTGAAGATGACCAGTCAGATGTTTTTATTTTAATAAACAAAAAGTCTAAAATTATAGACAGTTACAGGGAAAGACTAAATATTAGTTCCATAGGAAAGAATTCTAGTGTTCTTAATTTGTCTATTAAAGATGCTGTAAGGCAAAAAGCAGAAGATTTTCTAGATGAATTAGTTAGGCAGTATAATATAGATGCAATTAATGATAAAAGTGAAGTTTCAAAAAAAACAAGAGATTTTATTTCGGAAAGAATAGAGAAAATAGGTCAGGATTTAAGTAAAATTCAAGATAGCGTTAAAGATTATAGAGAAAAAAATAAAATAACAGGCCTTTCAATGGAAGGCGAATTGGCTTTGGAAAATGCATCCAAAAATAATGAAAAGATAATAGAACTAAAAACAGAATTAAGTTTAGCCAAAGGCATTTATGAAAGCTTAAACAGCGATACTATTAATGACGCAGATGAGACTTTACCTCCTAATTTAGGGTTTAAAGATTTGAGTATATCTGAATCAATAATAAGATATAACGAATTGGTTAATGAAAAAAATGCATTGAGTTTAAATGCCGGTGCAAAGAACCCACTATTAATACAATACAGGAGCGAAATTAATTCTCAGAGAAGGAACCTTAAAAAAAGTATAAAAAACCATTTGTATTCTCTAGAAGCACAATTAGAGCAACTAAATAAATCTGCTTCTCTTGTGAGTTCTAAGGTTTCCTCTATACCTGCATTAGAAAGAGGTTTTATAGATATTGCAAGGCAACAAGAAATTATATCTGGTTTATTTTCATACTTATTAAAGAAAAAAGAAGAAACAGATATTTCTTTAGCAGTTACTGTGCCCAATGCAAAAATTATTGATGTAGCCTATAGTTCAGAAAATCCGGTTTCTCCCAAGAAAAAAATCATCTATTTGGCAGCTTTATTATTAGGACTTTTAATTCCATTTATCATTATTTATCTAAAAAATTTATTAGATACCAAAATCCACAATAAAAAAGATATTGAAGCGGCTTTATCCGTTCCTTTTTTAGGAGATATACCAAAATCAGAAAGTAATGAGAAAATTATTGTAAGTAACGATGCACGATCTAGTGGTTCTGAAGCATTTCGATTGATAAGAACAAACTTAGATTTTATGTTGGCTAACAACACAAAAAACAGCAAGTTTATATTTATTACTTCTACCACAAGTGGTGAAGGAAAATCTTTTATTTCCATAAATTTAGCAGCTACATTAGCTTTGTCTAATAGAAAAGTGTTGTTAATGGGAATGGATTTACGTGCTCCAAAAGTAACCGAATATTTAGGTATTGAAAGCCGTAAAGGGATTACCAACTACATTACAAATGATAATTTATCATTAGATGATATTAGGTTTAGTATTCCAGAATCTAAAGGACTAGACATCATATCTTCTGGAGCTATTCCTCCAAATCCTGCAGAATTGTTAGCAAGTAAAAGTATCGAGAACTTATTTAAAGAAGTTAGAGATTTAGATTATTACGATTTTATTATTGTAGATACGGCTCCAGTTAATTTGGTAACAGATACATTATTAATTTCTAAATATGCAGATATGTTTTTATACGTAGTAAGAGCAAATTATTTAGACAAAAGGTTATTAGCGATTCCAGAAGAACTTTATAAAAGCAAGAGATTGCCAAATATGTCTATCGTTTTAAACGATACAGATCCTAAAAGAAGCTATGGTTATGGTTATGGTTATGGAGGTTATGGCTATCTTTCCGAAGATGAAACAAAACCTTGGTACAAAAAAATATTTTCATAA
- a CDS encoding tyrosine-protein phosphatase: MVFFKKKIVPLTDIFSDNFIDIHSHLLPGIDDGAKNLKNSLELILKMHSYGIKNFITTPHVLGDVYPNSSETIKNKLTEVQNALKEKGYTDIKINAAAEYMMDEQFSIRLEKNDILPLKDKYVLVEMSYFNAPINLYEILFEIQLKGYKPVLAHPERYHFYHNNFDNYYKLKKAGCLFQLNLLSLTEQYGKNVQKISNEILKLNMYDFVGTDTHHHYHLELLKKIGTKKNAKKIEHLLRNNATVFN; encoded by the coding sequence ATGGTTTTTTTTAAGAAGAAAATAGTGCCTTTAACGGATATTTTCTCTGATAATTTTATCGATATTCATTCGCACTTATTACCTGGAATAGATGATGGAGCAAAAAATTTAAAAAATTCATTAGAATTAATTTTAAAAATGCATTCTTACGGAATTAAGAATTTTATAACCACTCCGCATGTTTTGGGTGATGTATATCCTAATTCTTCTGAAACGATAAAAAACAAACTTACAGAAGTACAAAATGCTTTAAAAGAAAAAGGATATACTGATATTAAAATAAACGCTGCTGCAGAATACATGATGGACGAGCAATTTAGCATTCGTTTAGAAAAAAATGATATTCTTCCTTTGAAAGACAAGTATGTTTTAGTAGAGATGTCTTATTTTAATGCTCCTATTAATTTATATGAAATCCTTTTTGAAATTCAATTAAAAGGCTACAAACCTGTATTAGCACATCCTGAAAGATATCATTTTTATCATAATAATTTCGATAATTATTACAAACTTAAAAAGGCTGGTTGTTTGTTTCAACTTAATTTACTTTCTTTAACGGAGCAGTATGGTAAAAATGTGCAAAAAATAAGCAACGAGATTTTAAAGTTAAATATGTACGATTTTGTAGGTACAGATACGCATCATCATTATCATTTAGAGCTACTTAAAAAAATTGGAACAAAAAAGAATGCTAAAAAAATTGAGCATCTATTAAGAAATAATGCTACAGTTTTTAATTAA
- a CDS encoding N-acetylglucosamine kinase — translation MILIADGGSTKADWIAINKNKKEEFRVRTLGLNPAVVAEEELYNRIINMFQLINIKEDVTEIHFYGAGCGTPKPTAILKKILESIFTNAKVFIAEDMLAAVYAATGKEPAMVCILGTGSNSCYFDGNEMQMLVPSLGYILMDEASGNYFGKKLIVDYYYSKMPKAIAEKFNEEFNLEADYIKKNIYKEPNPNMYLASFAKFMFDFKDEKYIKRIIKKGFQEFFKYRILPYDINRETKIYFIGSIAHYFRDILEKIAQKNNLQITDVIQRPIDNLLEYHRNNIN, via the coding sequence ATGATTTTAATAGCAGATGGAGGTTCTACCAAAGCAGATTGGATAGCCATAAATAAAAACAAAAAAGAAGAATTTAGAGTAAGAACCTTGGGTTTAAATCCGGCTGTTGTTGCAGAAGAGGAATTGTACAATAGAATTATAAATATGTTTCAGTTAATAAACATTAAAGAAGATGTTACTGAAATTCATTTCTATGGTGCTGGCTGTGGAACTCCAAAACCAACTGCAATTTTAAAAAAAATATTAGAATCTATTTTTACAAATGCAAAAGTTTTTATAGCAGAAGACATGTTGGCGGCAGTTTATGCAGCAACTGGTAAAGAACCTGCCATGGTTTGTATTTTAGGAACAGGGTCTAATAGTTGTTATTTCGATGGTAATGAGATGCAAATGTTAGTGCCTTCTTTGGGGTATATTTTAATGGATGAGGCGAGTGGTAATTACTTTGGTAAAAAGTTAATTGTAGATTACTATTACAGCAAAATGCCCAAAGCAATTGCAGAAAAATTTAATGAGGAATTTAATTTAGAAGCAGATTATATTAAGAAAAATATATACAAAGAACCCAATCCAAATATGTATTTAGCTTCTTTTGCGAAGTTTATGTTCGATTTTAAAGACGAAAAATATATCAAAAGAATTATTAAAAAAGGATTTCAAGAGTTTTTTAAATATAGAATTTTACCTTACGATATTAATCGTGAAACAAAAATATATTTTATAGGCTCTATAGCACATTATTTTAGAGATATTTTAGAGAAAATCGCTCAAAAAAATAACTTGCAAATTACAGATGTTATTCAAAGACCTATCGATAATTTATTAGAATATCACAGAAACAATATCAATTAA
- a CDS encoding UDP-N-acetylmuramoyl-tripeptide--D-alanyl-D-alanine ligase — protein sequence MRIEEIYEKYTAHYLIATDTRKIRSNAIFFALKGSNFNGNNFAEKALELGAKYAVIDEADFEIKGKTILVDNVLETLQNLAKHHRNQLDIPIIGLTGSNGKTTTKELINSVLSEKYKTTATIGNLNNHIGVPLTLLSINPTTEIGIVEMGANHQKEIDFLCSIAQPDFGYITNFGKAHLEGFGGVEGVIKGKSELYNYLIKNNKIAFVNPDDTIQMEKTTTCNRVLFSNKIRFLEANPFVKLSYNSKEILSNLIGKYNYTNIAAAISFGRYFNVSDEAIKKAIEKYSPTNNRSQIIKTNSNEIILDAYNANPSSMKAALEHFSSLKKGEKTVILGDMFELGKDRSKEHQEIVDLCDCFSFKNTFYVGELFFETSTKNKVFKTFEDLKQHLIKKPLENQSILIKGSRGMQLERILDFIN from the coding sequence ATGCGCATAGAAGAAATTTACGAAAAATATACAGCACACTATTTAATAGCTACCGATACAAGAAAAATTCGCTCTAATGCAATTTTTTTTGCATTAAAAGGAAGTAATTTTAATGGAAATAATTTTGCAGAAAAAGCATTAGAATTAGGAGCCAAATATGCTGTTATAGATGAAGCTGACTTCGAAATTAAAGGAAAAACCATTTTAGTTGATAATGTTTTAGAAACATTACAAAACTTAGCCAAGCATCATAGAAATCAATTAGATATTCCAATTATTGGCTTAACAGGCAGTAATGGAAAAACCACAACCAAAGAACTTATAAATAGTGTGCTTTCAGAAAAATATAAAACAACTGCCACTATTGGAAATTTAAACAATCATATTGGGGTTCCTTTAACTTTACTATCTATAAATCCAACAACCGAAATAGGCATTGTAGAAATGGGCGCAAATCATCAAAAAGAAATCGATTTTTTGTGTTCGATTGCTCAGCCCGATTTTGGTTATATTACAAACTTTGGCAAAGCACACTTAGAAGGTTTTGGAGGTGTAGAAGGGGTTATTAAAGGAAAAAGTGAACTGTACAATTATTTAATTAAAAACAACAAAATAGCTTTTGTAAACCCAGATGATACTATTCAAATGGAAAAAACAACAACCTGTAACAGGGTTCTCTTTTCTAATAAAATAAGGTTTTTGGAAGCAAATCCTTTTGTAAAATTATCTTACAATTCTAAAGAAATTCTTAGTAATTTAATAGGAAAATATAATTATACAAATATAGCAGCTGCCATTAGTTTTGGTCGTTATTTTAATGTTTCTGATGAAGCTATAAAAAAAGCCATCGAAAAATATTCTCCAACGAATAATCGTTCTCAAATTATCAAAACAAATTCTAACGAAATTATTTTAGATGCCTACAATGCAAATCCATCTAGCATGAAGGCTGCATTAGAACATTTTTCTAGCTTAAAAAAGGGAGAGAAAACTGTAATTTTAGGAGATATGTTCGAGTTAGGGAAAGATCGCTCTAAAGAGCATCAAGAAATCGTAGATTTATGTGATTGTTTTTCGTTTAAAAATACTTTTTATGTTGGAGAGTTATTTTTTGAAACTAGCACAAAAAACAAGGTTTTTAAAACTTTTGAAGATTTGAAACAACACCTCATAAAAAAACCTCTGGAAAATCAATCTATTTTAATTAAAGGCTCTAGAGGTATGCAATTAGAAAGAATACTCGATTTTATTAATTGA
- the gldJ gene encoding gliding motility lipoprotein GldJ, with protein MKNILKITLIALTTLLLANCNRSSAGKSRLTGLSFNDPKNGNYIRSNSFEGQKPPLGMVEIEGGSFTMGRVQDDVMFDWNTTPKKIHVRSFFMDEAEVTNSEYFLYVQYIKDVFPPSEEKYKHIYNSVLPDTLVWRKSLGNTDILAENYFRHPAYADYPVVGVSWLQANEYCKWRTNAVNLKTLIEKGHIENIFERDSVRNFFDTDVFLADDSKLFEGDTTIYKRGVRTRGRSSKSDKNSFQGRKITKADGILQQKFRLPTEAEWEFAAKANIENREYNNIRGRKKYAWNGKYTRDKKKRFRGNQLANFKQGKGDYSGLSGWSSDGSDIPIRIKSYPPNAFGLYDMSGNVAEWVADVYRPIIDNEANDFNYFRGNLFTKKMINEDGQVVIVGSETAEVDYDTLPNGRIIPKQLPGSIKYIPITKDDATFRTNFSKAENANIGDGDLNSTRYYEDDEERFASRPSMYNSPKRPVRVRDSVTGRDVIATDSKTRTTLISDRTRVYKGGSWSDREYWLDPAQRRYLPEYMATNYIGFRCVTDKLGPMTYKKRKKRTPTR; from the coding sequence ATGAAAAATATCTTAAAAATAACTTTAATTGCCCTAACAACACTGCTATTAGCGAATTGCAATAGATCTAGTGCTGGTAAATCTCGTTTAACAGGTTTATCTTTTAACGACCCCAAAAATGGCAATTACATTCGTTCTAATTCTTTTGAAGGTCAAAAACCACCATTAGGTATGGTAGAGATTGAAGGTGGTAGCTTTACAATGGGGCGAGTTCAAGACGATGTAATGTTCGATTGGAATACAACACCAAAGAAAATACACGTTCGTTCGTTTTTTATGGATGAAGCAGAAGTTACGAACTCGGAATATTTTTTATATGTGCAATACATAAAAGATGTATTTCCGCCTTCTGAAGAAAAATACAAACATATTTACAATTCTGTTCTTCCAGATACTTTGGTTTGGAGAAAAAGTTTAGGAAATACAGATATTTTAGCCGAAAACTATTTTCGCCATCCTGCGTATGCAGATTATCCTGTAGTAGGGGTTAGTTGGTTGCAAGCAAATGAATATTGTAAGTGGAGAACAAACGCTGTAAACTTAAAAACCTTAATCGAAAAAGGACATATAGAAAATATTTTCGAAAGAGATTCTGTAAGAAACTTTTTTGATACGGATGTTTTTTTAGCAGACGACTCTAAATTATTTGAAGGAGATACTACTATTTATAAAAGGGGAGTTAGAACCAGAGGAAGATCTTCTAAAAGTGATAAAAATTCGTTTCAAGGAAGAAAAATTACAAAAGCCGACGGAATTTTACAGCAAAAATTTAGATTGCCAACAGAAGCCGAATGGGAGTTTGCGGCAAAAGCAAATATTGAAAACAGAGAATATAACAATATTAGAGGTAGAAAAAAATATGCTTGGAATGGTAAATACACTAGAGATAAAAAGAAGCGCTTTAGAGGAAATCAGTTAGCTAATTTTAAGCAAGGTAAAGGAGATTATAGTGGTTTGTCTGGTTGGAGTTCAGATGGATCTGACATTCCTATTCGTATAAAATCTTACCCTCCAAATGCATTTGGTTTGTACGACATGTCTGGAAACGTAGCTGAATGGGTAGCAGATGTTTACAGACCAATTATAGACAACGAAGCAAACGATTTTAACTATTTTAGAGGTAATTTGTTTACTAAAAAAATGATTAACGAAGACGGACAAGTGGTAATTGTTGGAAGTGAAACTGCAGAAGTGGATTACGATACTTTACCAAATGGTAGAATTATACCCAAACAACTTCCAGGATCTATCAAGTACATTCCAATTACAAAAGACGATGCTACTTTTAGAACAAACTTTTCTAAAGCAGAAAATGCAAATATTGGAGATGGAGATTTAAATTCTACACGTTATTACGAAGATGACGAAGAAAGATTTGCCTCTAGACCTAGCATGTACAATTCTCCTAAAAGACCAGTAAGGGTTAGAGATTCTGTTACAGGAAGAGATGTTATTGCTACAGACTCTAAAACTAGAACTACTTTAATTAGTGATAGAACAAGAGTTTATAAAGGCGGTTCTTGGTCCGATAGAGAATATTGGTTAGATCCTGCTCAACGAAGGTATTTACCAGAATATATGGCTACCAACTATATTGGTTTTAGATGTGTAACCGATAAATTAGGTCCAATGACCTACAAGAAAAGAAAAAAGAGAACACCAACGAGATAA